In the genome of Halapricum salinum, one region contains:
- a CDS encoding metal-dependent hydrolase, which yields MWPWGHLALGYVLYSLGRRAGRRAPPTDQQTLALALGTQLPDLIDKPLAWWVPILPGGRTLGHSLVFAVPLVLVLGWVAHRRGRRSWVVAFAVGYASHLAGDLYLAVAWGNYYELNILLWPLTPTVLYDAQPSVLWHLSSITLTPLFLAELALGAFVVALWLADGRPGIGSVRRLLRRAGPTPSK from the coding sequence ATGTGGCCCTGGGGACACCTCGCTTTGGGATACGTGCTGTACTCGCTCGGTCGCCGAGCGGGCCGACGAGCACCCCCTACGGACCAGCAAACCCTCGCACTCGCGCTCGGGACCCAGCTTCCGGATCTAATCGACAAGCCGCTGGCGTGGTGGGTCCCGATCCTTCCGGGCGGGCGAACGCTCGGACACTCGCTGGTGTTCGCGGTCCCGCTCGTGCTCGTCCTCGGCTGGGTCGCCCACCGACGTGGCCGACGCTCCTGGGTCGTCGCCTTCGCCGTCGGCTACGCGAGTCACCTCGCTGGCGACCTGTATCTGGCCGTCGCGTGGGGCAACTACTACGAACTGAACATCCTCCTGTGGCCGCTGACGCCGACCGTGCTCTACGACGCCCAGCCCAGCGTCCTGTGGCACCTCTCGTCGATCACGCTGACCCCGCTGTTCCTCGCGGAACTGGCACTGGGCGCGTTCGTCGTCGCGCTCTGGCTGGCCGACGGTCGTCCCGGAATCGGGTCTGTTCGGCGGCTGCTCCGTCGGGCGGGCCCCACTCCGAGCAAGTGA
- a CDS encoding NAD-dependent epimerase/dehydratase family protein: protein MDILVTGGAGFIGGHLAERFVRDGHDVVVLDNFDPYYDRRLKEHNVKVAREATEASEGTYELVEGDVRDENLVADLVGGVDYVYHQAAQAGVRANIEPRKYHTVNVDGTLNVLDAARETDLERIVFASSSSVYGKARYLPYDEAHVTEPVSPYGASKLAAERYGLVYGDRYDVPFVSLRYFTVYGPRMRPNMAISNFVSRCTNGDPPEIYGDGSKTRDFTYIEDVLDANRTLLHEDAADGEILNIGSTDTISIERLAETVRDELAPDLDIVYSEGYDIDAEHTHADISKASELLGYEPSRTIEEGVREFIAWYRDNRAWYEPLVRGE, encoded by the coding sequence ATGGATATTCTCGTCACCGGCGGTGCGGGCTTCATCGGCGGCCACCTCGCCGAGCGGTTCGTCCGCGACGGCCACGACGTCGTCGTGCTCGACAACTTCGACCCTTACTACGATCGGCGGCTGAAAGAGCACAACGTCAAGGTGGCCCGCGAGGCCACCGAAGCGAGCGAGGGCACCTACGAACTCGTCGAGGGCGACGTCCGCGACGAGAATCTGGTCGCCGACCTCGTCGGCGGTGTGGACTACGTCTACCACCAGGCCGCCCAGGCGGGCGTCCGGGCGAACATCGAACCCCGGAAGTACCACACCGTCAACGTCGACGGGACGCTGAACGTCCTCGACGCGGCGCGTGAGACCGACCTCGAACGGATCGTCTTCGCCAGTTCCTCCTCGGTCTACGGCAAAGCCCGCTATCTCCCCTACGACGAGGCGCACGTGACCGAGCCCGTCAGCCCCTACGGTGCCTCGAAACTCGCCGCCGAGCGCTACGGCCTCGTCTACGGCGACCGCTACGACGTCCCGTTCGTCTCGCTGCGGTATTTTACCGTGTACGGCCCCCGGATGCGCCCGAACATGGCCATCTCGAACTTCGTCTCCCGCTGTACGAACGGCGATCCCCCAGAAATCTACGGCGACGGCTCGAAGACGCGGGACTTCACCTACATCGAGGACGTGCTGGACGCCAACCGGACGCTCCTGCACGAAGACGCCGCCGACGGGGAGATCCTGAACATCGGGAGCACCGACACCATCTCGATCGAGCGACTGGCCGAAACGGTGCGAGACGAGCTCGCGCCCGACCTCGATATCGTCTACAGCGAGGGCTACGATATCGACGCCGAGCACACCCACGCCGACATCTCGAAGGCCAGCGAGCTGCTCGGCTACGAACCCTCTCGAACGATCGAGGAGGGCGTCCGGGAGTTCATCGCATGGTATCGCGACAATCGCGCGTGGTACGAGCCACTGGTTCGGGGCGAGTAG
- a CDS encoding GNAT family N-acetyltransferase yields the protein MSSTLSLDVHASAATLPPAWNDVVARSRLGTVFARTEWLRAVERGTGAEPRHVAVSRDGTLVGICPNFVSELDLPVSLPAGLRPRELVSVSPGFGGPIVTGDYDAVFDRLLEGVRAAATGGVWDHRIRALDGDVSQYSEQLDARGYVPSVPTCQLVVDLTQPLDAIFESWDKDRRRTARKAREAGMSVSQPDPTSGEREAFYDAYAAMIDRVDGVRFAPAFFDALFEALGDRIVLFRADLDGEAVGWHCYLRDDEQDDLHHFFSGLREEHFGHHPSSRLHEAAMEWGREQGFSTYNFGESNADVTEGGFRYKSQYGGEVLPVLTFERGLARGRWAVYRAARRAYRTLGARSERRVRLAGRTPDPGET from the coding sequence ATGTCTTCGACGCTCTCACTCGACGTTCACGCCAGCGCGGCGACGCTGCCGCCGGCCTGGAACGACGTCGTCGCCCGCTCGCGCCTCGGAACGGTCTTCGCCCGAACGGAGTGGCTCCGCGCGGTCGAGCGCGGCACCGGCGCCGAACCCAGACACGTCGCCGTCTCGCGGGACGGGACTCTCGTCGGGATCTGCCCTAACTTTGTCTCCGAGCTCGACCTCCCGGTCTCGCTGCCCGCGGGGCTCAGACCGCGCGAACTCGTCTCGGTGTCGCCCGGCTTCGGCGGTCCGATCGTCACGGGCGACTACGACGCGGTGTTCGACCGGCTGCTGGAGGGCGTTCGAGCGGCCGCGACCGGCGGCGTCTGGGACCACCGGATCCGGGCGCTCGATGGCGACGTGAGCCAGTATTCCGAGCAGCTGGACGCTCGTGGCTACGTCCCGTCGGTGCCGACCTGCCAGCTTGTCGTCGATCTGACCCAGCCACTGGACGCCATTTTCGAGTCCTGGGACAAAGACCGACGCCGGACCGCCCGCAAGGCCCGCGAGGCCGGCATGTCCGTCAGCCAGCCCGACCCGACCTCTGGTGAGCGCGAGGCGTTCTACGACGCCTACGCGGCGATGATCGACCGCGTCGACGGCGTCCGCTTCGCGCCCGCGTTCTTCGACGCGCTGTTCGAAGCGCTCGGCGATCGGATCGTCCTCTTCAGGGCAGACCTCGACGGCGAGGCCGTGGGCTGGCACTGCTATCTCCGGGACGACGAGCAGGACGACCTCCATCACTTCTTCTCGGGACTGCGCGAGGAGCACTTCGGCCACCACCCATCCAGTCGGCTCCACGAGGCCGCCATGGAGTGGGGCCGCGAGCAGGGCTTTTCGACGTACAACTTCGGCGAGTCAAACGCCGACGTCACCGAAGGGGGCTTTCGCTACAAGTCCCAGTACGGCGGTGAGGTGCTGCCGGTACTGACGTTCGAGCGGGGGCTCGCACGCGGGCGCTGGGCGGTCTACCGCGCCGCGCGGCGGGCCTATCGAACGCTCGGCGCCCGCTCGGAACGCCGTGTTCGGCTGGCCGGACGGACGCCGGACCCGGGCGAGACATGA
- a CDS encoding glucosamine inositolphosphorylceramide transferase family protein: MTGWRWRAGRAVHHRLPAAGGSSRSYQPPTGAPIPASDARAATAPPPIDPQPAATNPILTASDLGTDIEFVADPFLYLDDDWHLFVEVYRPAVDPPAAIAHLQSSDRGRSWTYSGVVLDPGVHLAFPFVFAWDGERYMLPDPWSERPGVPADFTLYRASDFPTAWEPVATPISPEQELHDCVLLRHEGRWWAFAGEGGELYAFYADTLETDDWTPHADNPVVTNRPEAVRPAGRPIAREDGFVLLFQDCARRYGERVWAYEITELSPSTYRDERVGSGPVVGPAGGIGWNSGRMHHVDAWLFEDRWLCAVDGNVGLGKPLFGDHWAIGLYEQRLA, from the coding sequence ATGACCGGCTGGCGCTGGCGAGCGGGACGAGCGGTCCACCATCGCCTGCCGGCCGCAGGTGGAAGCAGTCGTTCGTACCAGCCACCGACGGGGGCGCCGATTCCCGCCAGCGACGCCCGCGCGGCGACCGCCCCGCCGCCGATCGACCCCCAGCCCGCCGCCACGAATCCGATCCTGACCGCGAGTGATCTGGGAACCGATATCGAGTTCGTCGCCGACCCGTTCCTCTATCTCGACGACGACTGGCATCTGTTCGTCGAGGTCTACCGGCCCGCCGTCGACCCGCCCGCAGCCATCGCGCACCTCCAGAGCAGCGATCGCGGGCGCTCGTGGACCTACTCGGGCGTCGTCCTCGACCCCGGCGTCCACCTGGCGTTCCCCTTCGTCTTCGCCTGGGACGGCGAGCGCTACATGCTCCCGGACCCGTGGTCCGAGCGGCCGGGCGTCCCCGCGGATTTCACACTGTATCGGGCCAGCGACTTTCCGACGGCGTGGGAGCCGGTCGCGACGCCGATCTCACCCGAGCAGGAGTTGCACGATTGCGTCCTCCTCCGACACGAAGGACGCTGGTGGGCGTTCGCGGGCGAGGGTGGCGAGCTCTACGCCTTCTACGCCGACACGCTCGAAACGGACGACTGGACGCCCCACGCGGACAATCCTGTCGTGACGAATCGCCCCGAGGCTGTCCGGCCTGCGGGACGACCGATCGCTCGCGAAGACGGCTTCGTCCTCCTCTTTCAGGACTGCGCCCGGCGCTACGGCGAGCGCGTCTGGGCCTACGAGATCACCGAGCTGTCGCCGTCGACCTACCGCGACGAGCGCGTCGGAAGCGGCCCAGTGGTCGGGCCTGCAGGCGGAATCGGCTGGAACTCGGGGCGGATGCACCACGTCGACGCCTGGCTGTTCGAGGATCGCTGGCTCTGTGCCGTCGACGGGAACGTCGGCCTGGGTAAGCCGCTCTTCGGCGATCACTGGGCGATCGGACTCTACGAGCAGCGGCTGGCGTGA
- a CDS encoding DUF1616 domain-containing protein, which yields MGTGDSSTASLPADLLLVVTLALSVVAAWLLDAPEAIRLVLAVIAVFLPGYALIAMLFPRRRLGTDESPGTLAERVEQLDAFDRVALSVAAGLVVTPLLGIALDFTPWSLREGPTIVTIAGFVVVTAAVAAVRRRRLPPDQRYAPTTRWRDVVADGDLLSGQAIVTGVVALAVLVAAGGVFGVVATDQQGERFTEFAVLGSEDGQPVAASYPDSVTAGEEVSIRLEITNHGGGQQTYTVVPRLENVTRYGNQTAVLRHERFESVTITVDENESVQFEHTVRPTMTGEGHRLTFLLYRGAPPEQPRTGNAYRWTHIWLDVAPAE from the coding sequence ATGGGAACGGGCGACTCCTCGACGGCCAGCCTGCCAGCCGACCTTCTGCTCGTCGTTACGCTGGCGCTGTCGGTCGTCGCGGCGTGGCTGCTGGACGCGCCCGAGGCGATCCGGCTCGTGCTGGCGGTGATCGCCGTGTTTCTGCCCGGCTACGCGCTGATCGCGATGTTGTTCCCCCGTCGCCGACTCGGAACCGACGAGTCACCCGGGACGCTCGCCGAGCGCGTCGAGCAGCTGGACGCCTTCGACCGGGTCGCGCTCTCGGTCGCGGCGGGACTTGTCGTCACGCCGCTTCTGGGGATCGCACTCGATTTCACGCCGTGGTCGCTTCGTGAGGGACCGACGATTGTGACCATCGCCGGCTTCGTCGTCGTGACCGCCGCCGTCGCCGCAGTGCGCCGGCGTCGACTTCCCCCCGATCAGCGATACGCCCCGACGACGCGGTGGCGAGACGTCGTCGCCGATGGCGACCTCCTGTCCGGACAGGCGATCGTCACAGGAGTGGTCGCGCTCGCGGTCCTCGTGGCCGCTGGCGGCGTCTTCGGCGTCGTGGCCACCGACCAGCAGGGCGAACGATTCACCGAGTTCGCCGTCCTCGGTAGTGAAGACGGCCAGCCCGTCGCCGCGTCCTATCCCGACTCCGTGACCGCTGGCGAGGAGGTGTCGATCCGGCTGGAGATCACCAACCACGGGGGGGGCCAGCAGACCTACACCGTCGTCCCGCGCCTGGAGAACGTGACGCGATACGGCAATCAGACCGCCGTCCTGAGGCACGAGCGCTTCGAGTCCGTGACGATCACGGTCGACGAAAACGAGAGCGTCCAGTTCGAGCACACAGTTCGACCGACGATGACCGGCGAGGGCCACCGGCTGACGTTCCTGCTCTATCGGGGTGCCCCGCCCGAGCAGCCACGGACGGGCAACGCCTACCGGTGGACCCATATCTGGCTGGACGTGGCGCCAGCGGAGTAG
- a CDS encoding glycosyltransferase family 2 protein, with amino-acid sequence METPLVSVVVPTYNRPEKLRRAVETVRAQTYRPIELVVVDDHSAEPAADALDEIALDDISLTVIRHEQNRGGNAARNTGIRESTGGFVAFLDDDDRWEPAKIQRQVETFEASPDSVGFVYTGSRYVYDDGERVICNDLSGDVTRAILEGASVAEFSAVMVRASVIEAAGLPDERFPSWQDQEWFLRLSLHCAFAAVEEPLTIRHWDHPGRIGQNFQKRRDVSFPLFVEKHRDLAAEYDLEQRFVASLLETLVIDAAQNGYYGDARRLAVRAIRTDPTLPTPWLYLLSCLGGRVTYRPAQRLMALVQSSGGRDGD; translated from the coding sequence ATGGAGACGCCGCTGGTGAGCGTCGTCGTCCCGACCTACAACCGGCCGGAAAAACTCCGCCGGGCGGTCGAGACGGTCCGCGCCCAGACCTACCGCCCCATCGAGCTCGTGGTCGTCGACGACCACTCCGCCGAGCCAGCGGCCGACGCCCTCGACGAGATCGCCCTCGACGACATCTCACTGACGGTGATCCGCCACGAGCAGAATCGCGGCGGCAACGCTGCCCGCAACACCGGAATCCGCGAATCGACCGGCGGGTTCGTCGCGTTTCTCGACGACGACGACCGCTGGGAGCCCGCGAAGATCCAGCGCCAGGTCGAGACTTTCGAGGCCAGTCCCGATTCGGTGGGCTTCGTCTACACCGGGTCGCGGTACGTCTACGACGACGGCGAGCGCGTCATCTGCAACGATCTCAGCGGGGACGTCACGCGGGCAATTCTGGAAGGAGCAAGCGTCGCCGAGTTCTCGGCGGTGATGGTCCGCGCGAGCGTCATCGAGGCGGCCGGGCTGCCCGACGAACGCTTCCCGAGCTGGCAGGACCAGGAGTGGTTCCTTCGGCTGTCGCTGCACTGTGCGTTCGCGGCGGTCGAGGAACCCCTGACGATCCGCCACTGGGACCACCCGGGTCGGATCGGCCAGAACTTCCAGAAGCGCCGCGACGTCTCGTTTCCGCTGTTCGTCGAGAAACACCGCGACCTCGCCGCCGAGTACGACCTGGAGCAGCGGTTCGTCGCCTCGCTGCTGGAGACGCTGGTCATCGACGCGGCCCAGAATGGCTACTACGGCGACGCCCGCCGGCTGGCGGTTCGAGCGATCCGCACGGATCCGACGCTGCCGACACCGTGGCTGTACCTGCTGTCGTGTCTCGGTGGCCGGGTGACCTATCGGCCGGCCCAGCGGCTGATGGCGCTGGTCCAGTCGAGTGGAGGCCGCGACGGTGACTGA
- a CDS encoding right-handed parallel beta-helix repeat-containing protein, with the protein MTEDDYSRRRFLSAIAAGTATGLAGCSWSDGPTNTPIGETPTAAPIPTTAEPPLSPTPTPEPTPGPTPTPEPTPEPTPTPEPTPTPEPTPTPQTKLYVAPDGRPGAAGTREDPLDDVPRALRWAEPGNSVVLRGGTYRPTRPVDVRGLGGDDGEPVTLRAASGERPIFDFERLDVGGFRFRDCHWLDIRGIEIRRAPSRGLFVEAGSTHVTIENVTVRNSGGDPDASGTGLFVFNSEAVTIRNVVSSGNYDPSSGGGNSDGIDVEASPGTLVEQCVAAGNSDDGIDLWATTDVTVRNCVAYDNGWKPDGSRGGNGDGFKLGGGGDSGDALVERCVAYNNRSRGFDDNSATRKLTLHNCTAWNNPVNFRLGCVFDAMPPRCPAHRLRNNLSHEGLAVLSPLVDSRRNSWDLDIDDPEFASVDPRDESFLRLRTDSPAVDAGVDVGLPYSGSAPDLGAFEFESGR; encoded by the coding sequence GTGACTGAGGACGACTACTCCCGGCGGAGATTTCTCAGCGCGATCGCAGCCGGGACGGCGACCGGGCTGGCGGGCTGTTCGTGGTCGGACGGCCCGACGAACACGCCGATCGGCGAGACGCCGACTGCGGCACCGATCCCGACGACGGCGGAGCCGCCGCTCTCCCCGACACCCACACCCGAACCGACACCCGGCCCGACGCCGACGCCGGAACCCACACCCGAGCCGACGCCAACGCCCGAGCCGACGCCAACGCCCGAACCGACGCCAACGCCACAGACGAAGCTGTACGTCGCGCCGGACGGTCGTCCGGGGGCGGCCGGGACCCGCGAAGATCCGCTCGACGACGTCCCGAGAGCGCTCAGATGGGCGGAACCAGGTAATTCAGTCGTCCTCCGAGGTGGGACCTACAGACCCACTCGACCGGTCGACGTCCGCGGGCTGGGCGGTGACGACGGTGAGCCAGTCACCCTCCGGGCGGCATCGGGCGAACGGCCGATCTTCGACTTCGAGCGTTTGGACGTCGGGGGTTTCCGCTTTCGGGATTGCCACTGGCTCGATATTCGCGGGATCGAAATCCGCCGTGCACCGAGCCGGGGGCTGTTCGTCGAGGCGGGATCGACGCACGTCACAATCGAGAACGTGACCGTCCGAAATTCAGGCGGCGATCCCGACGCCAGCGGCACGGGCCTGTTCGTCTTCAACTCCGAAGCGGTCACGATTCGAAACGTCGTCTCTAGCGGCAACTACGACCCGTCCTCTGGCGGCGGGAACAGCGACGGGATCGACGTCGAGGCCTCGCCCGGAACGCTGGTCGAACAGTGCGTTGCCGCCGGCAACAGCGACGACGGGATCGACCTCTGGGCGACGACCGACGTCACGGTCAGAAACTGCGTCGCCTACGACAACGGCTGGAAACCCGACGGGTCGAGAGGCGGCAACGGCGACGGGTTCAAACTCGGTGGCGGTGGTGACAGTGGCGACGCGCTGGTCGAGCGCTGTGTGGCCTACAACAACCGATCGCGTGGCTTCGACGACAACAGCGCGACGCGGAAGCTCACCCTTCACAACTGCACGGCCTGGAACAACCCCGTCAACTTCCGGCTGGGTTGTGTCTTCGACGCCATGCCGCCGCGCTGTCCGGCCCACCGGCTGCGCAACAACCTGAGCCACGAGGGGCTGGCGGTGCTCTCGCCGCTGGTCGACAGTCGGCGCAACTCCTGGGACCTCGACATCGACGATCCCGAATTCGCCTCGGTCGACCCGCGAGACGAGTCGTTTCTCCGCCTGCGCACCGACAGCCCGGCCGTCGACGCGGGCGTCGACGTCGGGCTTCCATACAGCGGTTCGGCACCGGACCTGGGAGCGTTCGAGTTCGAATCCGGTCGGTAG